Proteins encoded in a region of the Corynebacterium genitalium ATCC 33030 genome:
- the putP gene encoding sodium/proline symporter PutP: MTESTWMIIALVIYFGLMLAIGYYGWRRTTQYGDYVIGGRDLPPFVAGISAGASDMSGWLLMGLPGALFVSGMSELWIVIGLFLGSWANWQWVAPRLRAYSEVANNSITLPSFFENRTHDQTRALRVIAAVIIIFFFTFYVSSGMVAGGRYFESTFDGDYMTGMLIVGAITVIYTFVGGFFAVSYTDVAQGLVMFAALIIVPVMALFAIDNPGGIFSYPLDNPYGPWETGNPDYFNFFTGVSAAAIIGNLAWSLGYMGQPHIITRFMALRSPHEARSGRNSGLIWVGICYIGAVFTAIIGASFFGQTQHSVTDREGFETIFLDMTRVLFHPLFAGLVLTAVLAAIMSTMSSQLLVTSSALVEDLFRGFTKRELPQRTLLIASRVMVVIVALVAILMAANPSETILGLVGFAWAGFGSAFGPVIIASLFWRRLTAPGAMAGMIVGALTVFIWGSIPATSGLIYEMVPGFILATLAMVIVSLATKPDPAAEAEFDRAGALTEYAMAHPEVPFDQALKDTQVRGTDNAMSGHEPR, translated from the coding sequence ATGACTGAAAGTACGTGGATGATCATCGCTTTGGTGATCTACTTCGGCCTGATGCTCGCCATCGGTTACTACGGTTGGCGCCGCACCACCCAGTACGGCGACTACGTCATCGGCGGCCGCGACCTGCCGCCGTTCGTCGCCGGTATTTCTGCAGGCGCATCCGACATGTCCGGCTGGCTGCTCATGGGTCTGCCCGGTGCCTTGTTCGTCTCCGGCATGAGTGAGCTGTGGATCGTCATCGGCCTCTTTCTCGGGTCGTGGGCCAACTGGCAGTGGGTCGCTCCGCGCCTGCGCGCCTACTCGGAAGTGGCCAACAACTCGATCACCCTGCCGAGCTTCTTTGAAAACCGCACACACGATCAAACTCGCGCCCTGCGCGTCATCGCCGCGGTGATCATCATCTTCTTCTTCACGTTCTACGTCTCCTCCGGCATGGTCGCCGGCGGGCGTTACTTCGAGTCCACCTTCGACGGCGACTACATGACCGGCATGCTCATCGTCGGCGCCATCACGGTGATCTACACCTTCGTCGGCGGATTCTTCGCCGTGTCCTACACCGACGTCGCCCAGGGCCTGGTCATGTTCGCAGCACTGATCATCGTGCCGGTCATGGCCCTATTCGCCATCGACAACCCCGGCGGCATCTTCTCCTACCCGCTGGACAACCCCTACGGCCCGTGGGAAACCGGCAACCCGGACTACTTCAACTTTTTCACCGGTGTCTCCGCGGCCGCCATCATCGGCAACCTAGCGTGGAGTCTGGGTTACATGGGCCAGCCGCACATCATCACCCGCTTCATGGCGCTGCGCAGCCCGCACGAGGCACGATCAGGCCGCAACTCTGGCCTGATCTGGGTGGGCATCTGCTACATCGGCGCCGTTTTCACCGCGATCATCGGCGCATCCTTCTTCGGCCAAACGCAGCACTCCGTCACCGACCGCGAAGGCTTCGAGACGATCTTCCTGGACATGACCCGCGTGCTGTTCCACCCGCTGTTCGCCGGCCTGGTGCTCACCGCTGTCCTCGCCGCGATCATGTCCACCATGTCGTCCCAGCTACTGGTCACCTCCTCCGCCCTTGTCGAAGACCTGTTCCGCGGCTTCACCAAACGCGAACTGCCCCAGCGCACCTTGCTCATCGCCTCCCGCGTCATGGTGGTCATCGTCGCTTTGGTGGCCATTCTCATGGCCGCCAACCCGTCCGAGACCATCCTCGGACTGGTCGGCTTCGCGTGGGCCGGTTTCGGTTCCGCATTCGGCCCGGTCATCATTGCGTCCCTGTTCTGGCGCCGTCTCACCGCGCCGGGTGCCATGGCCGGCATGATCGTCGGTGCGCTGACCGTGTTCATCTGGGGTTCCATTCCGGCCACATCTGGCCTGATCTACGAAATGGTTCCGGGCTTCATCCTGGCCACTCTGGCCATGGTCATTGTCTCCCTGGCCACCAAGCCG
- a CDS encoding DEAD/DEAH box helicase, with protein MPKFLLHGLWLPASGLNLWVERVEGHKILLPSQVPEGTFPQVVESLIDDSRFRRRDPITLQTPKGRQVQLKVPTAAFSPEETVRFLSQVAMLDEPTPAATAAQRASIAPDLYWIIRLYTGLTRFVRAGRVSIRVRPDDGMWFPEWQLGTGLEERGWLANMIAAAPGVITVNNLNVAEDVSTNLVHWIASGLLEHVRGEQRAYPWHDFADALLKSSPLRRGGASVSKQIAHWNGSITAVNVQLVFIVEEPADPECYDAAMMVDGLGGERDGTPAPVQWPVRAQVRSGTDAPRPIRLDELDMSTMASLRTQLRKAVEVTPLLDPELHPRHPETPRTPQDGDWDSYLSTDEIMNLVGQTAYVLGGRGIKVMLPRAWQRMETSAKLSVTEPAESEPGEVSRFSFDQLVAYDWKLSLGDTELTPEEMSQLVSSKSGLIRLRGQWVLADQASLRKSRKYIESLTEQEVEDGLITADELRQLALESAAEQEAGGLEIAGDVDAPGWLHALVGGTDRPAPERQPIPDTVHAELRDYQRRGVDWLYFMSRNKLGAVLADDMGLGKTLQLLSLLAVEADQGRKTGPTLVVAPTSVVGNWAREAERFVPGMRVGVHHGSGRLKGQELVDAIGELDVLITSYGIAGRDYKTLGLVEWDHVVLDEAQAIKNTGTQASKSVRAIGARHRIALTGTPVENRLAELRSILDFVNPGILGSQAFFRNHFSKVIESRRDEALADNMQERLQRLTGPFVLRRLKTDPAIIEDLPEKTEQVVTVDMTPEQAALYTALVNAMQKELESRTGMARKGLVLSTITRIKQICNHPAHYQADGSPVTDKGKHRSGKVAMLMELLDQAIETDQRVLVFTQYKAFGDILQPYLSDRLGHEIPFLHGGLSKTQRDTMVERFQDPNGPRAMILSLRAGGTGLNLTAASMVIHMDRWWNPAVENQATDRAYRIGQNRNVQVYKMITRGTMEESIQDILDGKLKLAGAVVGEGEGWITELGTEELATLMSYRTAGED; from the coding sequence ATGCCTAAATTCCTTCTCCACGGCCTGTGGCTTCCCGCCTCAGGGCTCAACTTGTGGGTTGAGCGTGTGGAGGGGCACAAGATTCTCTTGCCTTCGCAGGTTCCGGAAGGCACGTTCCCCCAGGTTGTGGAGTCGCTTATCGACGACTCACGTTTCCGCCGCCGCGACCCGATCACTTTGCAAACACCGAAGGGCCGGCAGGTGCAATTGAAGGTGCCCACGGCTGCGTTCTCGCCCGAGGAGACGGTGCGGTTTTTGAGCCAGGTGGCCATGCTGGATGAGCCGACGCCGGCCGCGACGGCGGCCCAGCGCGCCTCGATTGCCCCGGATCTGTACTGGATCATCCGTCTCTACACCGGGTTGACCCGGTTCGTCCGCGCCGGGCGGGTGAGCATCCGCGTGCGTCCTGACGACGGCATGTGGTTCCCCGAGTGGCAGTTGGGCACCGGGTTAGAGGAGCGCGGCTGGCTGGCGAACATGATCGCCGCCGCCCCAGGCGTGATCACGGTGAACAACTTGAACGTCGCGGAGGACGTTTCCACGAACCTGGTGCACTGGATTGCTTCCGGCTTGTTGGAGCATGTGCGTGGCGAACAACGCGCCTACCCGTGGCACGATTTTGCCGACGCGCTGTTGAAGTCCTCCCCGCTGCGGCGGGGTGGGGCGAGCGTGTCTAAACAGATCGCGCACTGGAACGGCTCGATCACTGCGGTGAACGTGCAGCTGGTGTTCATCGTTGAGGAACCGGCGGACCCGGAGTGTTATGACGCCGCCATGATGGTTGACGGATTGGGCGGGGAACGAGACGGCACGCCTGCCCCCGTGCAGTGGCCGGTGCGTGCTCAAGTCCGGTCCGGCACAGATGCCCCCCGGCCGATCCGGCTGGATGAGTTGGACATGTCCACCATGGCCAGCCTGCGCACCCAGCTGCGCAAGGCCGTCGAAGTGACGCCTTTGCTCGACCCAGAGCTGCACCCGCGCCACCCGGAGACCCCGCGCACACCTCAAGACGGTGACTGGGACAGCTACCTCAGCACCGACGAGATCATGAACCTCGTCGGCCAAACCGCCTACGTCCTCGGTGGGCGCGGGATCAAGGTCATGCTGCCGCGGGCGTGGCAGCGGATGGAGACCAGCGCGAAGCTCTCGGTGACAGAGCCTGCGGAATCAGAGCCGGGTGAAGTCAGCCGGTTCAGCTTCGACCAGCTGGTCGCCTACGACTGGAAACTCTCGCTCGGTGACACCGAGCTCACCCCGGAGGAGATGTCCCAGCTGGTGTCCTCCAAGTCCGGGTTGATCCGTCTGCGGGGCCAATGGGTGCTGGCGGACCAGGCGAGCCTGCGCAAGTCGCGCAAGTACATTGAGTCGCTGACGGAGCAGGAGGTCGAAGACGGCCTCATTACTGCCGACGAACTGCGCCAGCTCGCCCTCGAGTCTGCTGCAGAGCAGGAGGCCGGCGGGCTGGAGATCGCCGGCGACGTTGACGCCCCGGGCTGGCTTCACGCGCTCGTCGGCGGCACTGACCGCCCCGCACCGGAACGTCAGCCCATTCCGGACACCGTGCACGCGGAGCTGCGCGATTACCAGCGCCGTGGCGTGGACTGGTTGTACTTCATGTCGCGCAACAAGCTGGGGGCGGTGCTTGCCGACGACATGGGCCTCGGCAAAACCCTCCAACTGCTCAGCCTGCTCGCCGTGGAGGCGGACCAAGGCCGCAAGACCGGCCCGACGCTGGTGGTCGCTCCGACCTCAGTGGTGGGCAACTGGGCCAGGGAGGCAGAGCGCTTCGTGCCAGGCATGCGCGTCGGCGTTCACCACGGCTCTGGCCGCCTCAAAGGACAGGAGCTCGTGGACGCGATCGGTGAGCTCGACGTGCTGATCACCTCCTACGGCATTGCCGGGCGGGACTACAAGACGCTCGGATTGGTCGAATGGGACCACGTTGTGCTCGATGAGGCGCAGGCGATTAAGAATACGGGGACGCAGGCGTCGAAAAGCGTGCGGGCAATTGGAGCGCGCCACCGCATTGCGCTGACCGGCACCCCGGTGGAGAACCGGCTGGCGGAACTGCGCAGCATCCTCGACTTTGTCAATCCCGGGATTCTGGGTTCGCAGGCGTTCTTCCGGAACCACTTCTCCAAAGTCATCGAGTCGCGCCGGGATGAAGCGTTGGCTGACAATATGCAGGAGCGCCTGCAGCGGCTCACCGGGCCGTTTGTGCTACGAAGGCTGAAGACGGATCCGGCGATCATTGAGGACTTGCCGGAAAAGACCGAGCAAGTGGTCACCGTCGACATGACTCCCGAGCAGGCCGCGCTGTACACCGCGCTGGTCAACGCGATGCAGAAGGAGCTGGAAAGCCGCACCGGTATGGCGCGCAAGGGGTTGGTGCTGTCCACGATCACGCGGATCAAGCAGATCTGCAACCATCCGGCGCACTACCAGGCGGACGGCTCGCCCGTGACGGACAAGGGCAAGCACCGCTCCGGCAAGGTAGCCATGCTCATGGAACTGCTCGACCAGGCGATTGAGACAGACCAGCGTGTGCTCGTGTTCACCCAGTACAAGGCGTTCGGCGACATTCTCCAGCCGTACTTGAGCGACCGGCTGGGCCACGAGATCCCCTTCCTCCACGGGGGCTTGAGCAAGACGCAGCGCGACACGATGGTGGAGCGCTTCCAGGACCCGAACGGGCCGCGCGCGATGATCCTGTCTTTGCGCGCCGGCGGCACCGGCCTGAACCTCACCGCAGCGTCGATGGTGATCCACATGGACCGCTGGTGGAACCCGGCCGTGGAGAACCAGGCGACCGACCGCGCCTACCGCATCGGGCAGAACCGGAACGTGCAGGTGTACAAGATGATCACCCGCGGAACCATGGAGGAATCGATCCAGGACATCTTGGACGGCAAGCTGAAACTCGCCGGCGCTGTCGTGGGCGAAGGCGAAGGCTGGATCACCGAGCTGGGTACCGAAGAGCTGGCCACGTTGATGAGTTACCGCACAGCAGGGGAGGACTAA